The following coding sequences are from one Panicum hallii strain FIL2 chromosome 5, PHallii_v3.1, whole genome shotgun sequence window:
- the LOC112893169 gene encoding coatomer subunit beta-2, with translation MEKPCSLLVHFDKGSAAMANEIKADLEGGDGPAKADAMRRAISLLLNGETLPQLFITIVRYVLPSEDHTVQKLLLLYLEIIDRRDPAGRALPEMILICQNLRNNLQSPNEYIRGVTLRFLCRLSEPEVLEPLVPSVLANLEHRHHFIRRHAVSAVSAIYRLPHGDQLIPDAPELVERLLASEQDASARRNAFLMLCACAQERAVAYLLSNADRVAEWPDLLQMAVLDLIRKVCRSQNRANKGRYITIITSLLSAPSTAVVYECAGALVSLSSAPTAVRAAANTYCQLLSSQSDNNVKLILLDRLNELRTTHRDVMVGVVMDVLRALASPNLDVKRKVLDLVLDLLTPRNVEEVVLYLKKEVVKTQAGDLEKGGEYRQMLVQTIHACAVEYPEVAGSVVHLLMDFLGDTNVAAAVDVVLFVREIIETNPKLRVSMIQRLIDTFYQIRASRVCSCALWILGEYSLSLSEVESAIATIKQCLGDLPFYTVSDEGETNDSAKPAQPVVNSVTVSSRRPVVLADGTYATQSAATETISTPSVAPGSLASTLNLRSLILSGDFFLAAVVACTLTKLVLRLEEVQPSKVESNKACTGALLIMTSILQLGQSSYLPHPIDNDSYDRIVLCVRLLCNTGDDVRKIWLQSCRQSFAKMLAEKQFRETEEMKAKAQISHAQPDDLIDFYHLKSRRGMSQLELEDEVHDDLKAATGGFTKDADDANKLNRILQLTGFSDPVYAEAFVTVHHYDIVLDVTVINRTKETLQNLCLELATMGDLKLVDRPQNYTLAPETSKQIRANIKVSSTETGVIFGNIVYETSNVMERSVVVLNDIHIDIMDYISPATCADVTFRNMWAEFEWENKVAVNTVIQDEKEFLNHIIKSTNMKCLTPPSALDGECGFLAANLYAKSVFGEDALVNISIEKQLDGKLSGYIRIRSKTQGIALSLGDKITLKQKGGS, from the exons atggAGAAGCCATGCTCCCTCCTGGTCCACTTCGACAAGGGCTCGGCCGCGATGGCCAACGAGATCAAGGCGGATCTGGAGGGCGGCGACGGCCCCGCCAAGGCCGACGCCATGCGCCGCGCCATCTCCCTCCTCCTCAACGGCGAGACGCTCCCGCAGCTCTTCATCACCATCGTCCGCTACGTGCTCCCCTCCGAGGACCACACCGtgcagaagctgctcctcctctACCTCGAGATCATCGACCGCCGCgaccccgccggccgcgccctgCCGGAGATGATCCTCATCTGCCAGAACCTTCGCAACAACCTCCAGAGCCCCAACGAGTACATCCGCGGCGTCACGCTGCGCTTCCTCTGCAGGCTCTCCGAGCCCGAGGTGCTCGAGCCGCTCGTGCCGTCCGTGCTCGCCAACCTCGAGCACAGGCACCACTTCATCCGGAGGCACGCCGTCTCCGCGGTGTCCGCGATCTACCGGCTCCCGCACGGGGACCAGCTCATCCCCGACGCGCCGGAGCTCGTCGAGCGGTTGCTCGCCTCTGAGCAGGATGCCTCCGCGCGGAGGAACGCATTCCTCATGCTCTGTGCCTGCGCGCAGGAGCGCGCCGTTGCCTACCTCCTCTCCAATGCGGACCGCGTAGCCGAGTGGCCTGATCTGCTGCAGATGGCCGTCCTGGATCTCATTCGCAAGGTCTGCCGATCCCAGAACCGCGCCAACAAGGGCAGGTATATCACCATCATTACCTCATTGCTCTCCGCGCCCAGCACGGCGGTTGTTTATGAATGTGCTGGCGCGCTGGTCTCGCTCTCGTCGGCACCCACGGCCGTGCGAGCTGCTGCCAACACCTACTGCCAGCTGCTCTCGTCGCAGAGTGACAACAATGTGAAGCTCATTCTCCTGGATCGACTCAACGAGCTTCGCACCACGCACCGGGATGTCATGGTCGGGGTGGTGATGGATGTGCTTCGCGCGCTGGCCAGCCCCAACTTGGATGTCAAGAGGAAGGTGCTCGATTTGGTGCTTGATCTGCTCACCCCGCGTAATGTCGAGGAGGTCGTGCTTTACCTCAAGAAGGAGGTTGTCAAGACACAGGCTGGAGACCTCGAGAAGGGTGGCGAGTACCGTCAGATGTTGGTGCAGACCATCCATGCCTGCGCTGTTGAGTACCCAGAGGTGGCTGGATCTGTGGTGCACCTCCTCATGGATTTTCTTGGTGACACCAATGTTGCTGCAGCAGTTGATGTTGTGCTGTTTGTGCGTGAGATCATTGAAACAAATCCGAAGCTGCGTGTTTCCATGATCCAGAGGCTGATTGATACATTCTATCAGATCCGTGCTTCCCGTGTCTGCTCATGTGCTCTCTGGATCCTTGGAGagtactctctctctctatcaGAGGTTGAAAGTGCCATTGCCACCATTAAGCAATGCCTTGGGGACCTGCCATTTTACACTGTCTCTGATGAGGGGGAGACTAATGATTCTGCCAAGCCAGCCCAGCCGGTGGTGAACTCTGTTACTGTATCTTCCAGGCGGCCTGTTGTTCTTGCAGATGGCACTTATGCCACACAGAGTGCTGCTACTGAGACCATTTCAACTCCGTCAGTTGCTCCTGGGTCATTAGCTTCAACCCTGAACCTCAGATCACTCATTCTGTCAGGCGATTTCTTCCTGGCTGCTGTTGTTGCATGTACCCTGACCAAGCTTGTACTGAGGCTTGAGGAGGTGCAGCCATCGAAGGTTGAATCAAACAAGGCATGCACTGGAGCGTTGCTGATCATGACGTCCATTCTGCAGCTGGGACAGTCCTCCTACCTTCCCCACCCGATTGATAATGATTCATATGATAGGATTGTGCTATGTGTGAGATTGCTTTGCAATACTGGTGATGATGTCAGGAAGATCTGGTTGCAGTCATGTAGACAGAGCTTTGCCAAAATGCTCGCTGAGAAGCAGTTCAGGGAGACAGAGGAGATGAAGGCAAAGGCACAGATCTCTCATGCCCAACCGGATGATCTTATTGATTTCTACCACCTGAAGAGCAGGAGG GGCATGAGCCAGCTTGAGTTGGAAGATGAGGTCCATGATGATTTGAAGGCTGCAACTGGTGGATTTACTAAGGATGCAGATGATGCAAACAAGCTCAACCGCATTCTGCAATTGACCGGGTTCAGTGATCCTGTGTATGCTGAAGCATTTGTGACAGTTCACCATTATGACATCGTGCTTGATGTTACTGTCATTAACCGCACAAAGGAGACACTTCAGAACTTGTGCTTGGAATTGGCTACAATGGGTGACCTCAAACTTGTTGACCGCCCTCAGAACTACACCTTGGCTCCTGAGACTAGCAAACAGATCCGTGCCAATATCAAGGTTTCATCAACAGAAACTGGAGTCATATTTGGCAACATAGTTTATGAGACTTCTAATGTGATGGAACGATCAGTGGTTGTCCTAAATGATATTCACATTGACATCATGGATTACATCTCACCTGCTACATGTGCTGATGTTACTTTCAGGAACATGTGGGCAGAATTTGAATGGGAAAATAAG GTGGCAGTGAACACTGTTATTCAAGATGAGAAGGAGTTCTTGAATCACATAATCAAGTCAACAAATATGAAGTGTCTGACACCACC GTCCGCACTTGACGGAGAATGTGGTTTCCTCGCTGCTAATCTTTATGCAAAGAGTGTGTTTGGGGAGGATGCTTTGGTGAACATCAGCATTGAGAAGCAACTAGATGGCAAGCTCAGTGGTTACATCAGAATAAGGAGCAAGACCCAGGGAATTGCGCTCAGCTTAGGGGACAAGATCACCCTCAAGCAGAAGGGAGGCAGTTAA
- the LOC112893532 gene encoding tubulin beta-4 chain has translation MREILHIQGGQCGNQIGSKFWEVVCDEHGIDPTGRYVGTSDLQLERVNVYYNEASCGRFVPRAVLMDLEPGTMDSVRTGPYGQIFRPDNFVFGQSGAGNNWAKGHYTEGAELIDSVLDVVRKEAENCDCLQGFQVCHSLGGGTGSGMGTLLISKIREEYPDRMMLTFSVFPSPKVSDTVVEPYNATLSVHQLVENADECMVLDNEALYDICFRTLKLTTPSFGDLNHLISATMSGVTCCLRFPGQLNSDLRKLAVNLIPFPRLHFFMVGFAPLTSRGSQQYRALTVPELTQQMWDAKNMMCAADPRHGRYLTASAMFRGKMSTKEVDEQMINVQNKNSSYFVEWIPNNVKSSVCDIPPRGLSMASTFIGNSTSIQEMFRRVSEQFTAMFRRKAFLHWYTGEGMDEMEFTEAESNMNDLVSEYQQYQDATADEEGDYEDEEEAIHDE, from the exons ATGAGGGAGATCCTCCACATCCAGGGCGGCCAGTGCGGCAACCAGATCGGCTCCAAGTTCTGGGAGGTGGTGTGCGACGAGCACGGCATCGACCCCACCGGCCGCTACGTCGGCACCTCCGACCTCCAGCTCGAGCGCGTCAACGTCTACTACAATGAGGCCTCATGCGGCCGTTTCGTGCCGCGCGCCGTGCTCATGGACCTCGAGCCCGGTACCATGGACAGCGTCCGCACCGGGCCCTACGGCCAGATCTTCCGCCCCGACAACTTCGTCTTCGGCCAGTCTGGCGCTGGGAACAACTGGGCCAAGGGCCACTACACTGAGGGCGCTGAGCTTATCGACTCTGTGCTTGATGTCGTGAGGAAGGAGGCTGAGAACTGCGACTGCCTCCAAG GCTTCCAAGTTTGCCATTCCCTTGGAGGAGGCACTGGATCTGGAATGGGCACGCTTCTTATCTCAAAGATCAGGGAGGAGTACCCTGATCGGATGATGCTCACTTTTTCTGTCTTCCCTTCGCCCAAGGTCTCAGATACTGTTGTTGAGCCATACAATGCAACACTGTCTGTGCATCAGTTGGTGGAGAACGCTGATGAGTGCATGGTTCTTGACAATGAGGCTCTTTATGACATTTGCTTCCGCACTCTGAAGCTAACCACTCCTAGCT TTGGAGACCTGAATCACTTGATCAGTGCTACAATGAGCGGTGTCACTTGCTGCCTCCGGTTCCCAGGACAGCTGAACTCTGACCTGCGCAAGCTTGCAGTCAACCTGATCCCCTTCCCCCGTCTCCACTTCTTCATGGTCGGCTTTGCGCCACTCACCTCGCGTGGCTCGCAGCAGTACCGTGCCCTCACTGTCCCTGAGCTGACCCAGCAGATGTGGGATGCAAAGAACATGATGTGCGCTGCTGACCCGCGCCATGGCCGCTACCTCACGGCCTCTGCCATGTTCCGTGGCAAGATGAGCACCAAGGAGGTGGACGAGCAGATGATCAACGTCCAGAACAAGAACTCTTCCTACTTCGTGGAGTGGATCCCCAACAATGTCAAGTCCAGTGTCTGTGACATCCCGCCGCGCGGCCTCTCCATGGCCTCCACCTTCATCGGCAACTCCACCTCCATCCAAGAGATGTTCCGCCGTGTGAGCGAGCAGTTCACTGCTATGTTCAGGAGGAAGGCTTTCTTGCATTGGTACACGGGTGAGGGCATGGATGAGATGGAGTTCACCGAGGCTGAGAGCAACATGAACGACCTTGTGTCTGAGTACCAACAGTACCAGGATGCCACCGCGGATGAGGAGGGTGACTatgaggatgaggaggaggCGATCCATGACGAGTAA
- the LOC112894259 gene encoding blue copper protein-like — protein MLMQLSGGRSRSMALPSCLAVVAAVAALAAAPRGAEAYRNYTVGDDKGWYDGLTLPGVDYQEWADGIKNFSLGDFLIFNTDKNHSVVQTRNATLYKSCDYNDSGPDDTLEWSAAAPEFSRDAVTVAVPLLREGRTYFFSGNYDGEQCESGQRFAIDVAHGQGLPPDLRPPAADAPAPAAAGPADGAAVLDFSHPKNVTTPSASDDDRDLSGSDDDTSGAGRTLVAGIGSGLAATTLVVTVLCFAA, from the exons ATGCTGATGCAGCTCTCCGGCGGCCGGAGCCGGAGCATGGCCCTGCCGTCGTGCCTCGccgtggtggcggcggtggccgcaCTGGCCGCCGCCCCGCGGGGGGCGGAGGCGTACAGGAACTACACCGTCGGCGACGACAAGGGCTGGTACGACGGGCTCACCCTGCCCGGGGTCGACTACCAGGAGTGGGCCGACGGCATCAAGAACTTCAGCCTTGGGGACTTCCTCA TCTTCAACACGGACAAGAACCACTCGGTGGTGCAGACGCGGAACGCGACGCTGTACAAGAGCTGCGACTACAACGACTCGGGCCCCGACGACACCCTCGAGtggtccgccgccgcgccggagtTCAGCAGGGACGCCGTCACCGTCGCCGTGCCCCTCCTCCGGGAGGGCCGCACCTACTTCTTCTCGGGCAACTACGACGGCGAGCAGTGCGAGAGCGGCCAGCGCTTCGCCATCGACGTCGCGCACGGCCAGGGCCTGCCGCCGGACCTCAGGCCGCCCGCCGCCGACGCTcccgcgcccgcggccgccgggcCCGCAGACGGCGCCGCCGTGCTCGACTTCAGCCACCCCAAGAACGTCACCACGCCCAGCGCGTCGGACGACGACCGCGACCTGAGCGGCAGTGATGATGACACCTCGGGCGCCGGCCGGACTCTGGTGGCCGGGATCGGCTCCGGTCTGGCCGCGACGACGCTGGTCGTCACCGTGCTCTGCTTCGCGGCGTAG